One Synergistes jonesii DNA window includes the following coding sequences:
- the mfd gene encoding transcription-repair coupling factor, producing the protein MTENKKNISAGALVELDEELWLRNKGVHVASKGAMRPWVCRGIEEPLLALLPDARQARDFAADAAALGVFENVKVLPEITLADDTSKSGAQRFARGDALENFKYRGGVLAATPASLMAPFSTGADYLELECGKEAGRDRLADWLAQKGYERCDLVWTPGQYAVRGSVVDIFSPSDDYPLRIEFFDDDVENIRFFLPESQMSLRRLRRCSVQSLVSKSESRLEKFFPDDMRALLFDPAALDVTAENALWLSRSINAQSGEELQWRAWNDILSVLTRFKRLRILPDVKNCIARMPVAQFPNFRGKLKNVEYYCLSLLKEGYKINVVSETARNLEWARVNSFGAKSGVLSEGFIDAASKTAVLTELELSGITVARRGIENRAPSDWGSGLMRGQWVVHDDYGVALYMGSERVKTSEGEQEYLVLQFAEERRLLIPVMQFYKISPWSPLPGQEPKPDNLKTSHWKKAAAKAKAMAEQAAAALVKIYAEREVSGGFAFPENGAMMRELEESFSYKETKDQLQAIDDVMRDMASGVPMDRLVVGDVGFGKTEIAIRAAGTAVFAGKQTAIMTPTTLLARQHFETFSARFANTAVRVEVVSRFIAVSKQKKILQELAEGKVDILIGTHRLLADDVKFKDLGLVIVDEEHRFGVMHKEHMKKLAPGVDVLMLSATPIPRSLSLSLSGLRDMSVLETPPQRRLPVITVVRPFSEELLKSAVLREKNRGGQIFYVHNRISDLQERAVMLKRLFPKLTIAVAHSKMAEASLEKTMADFSAGKVDMLVCTTIVESGLDIPAANTLIVDDAQELGLAQMYQLRGRVGRREDQAYAFLFYPPEAHISVESSERLEAIADLDELGAGYQLAQRDLQIRGGGDLIGISQHGNASKIGYQKYCDLLADEIAKIKGRYHEQLAVEISFPVSIPGDYLPQENLRVTLYRRLLKVDSAEEATALREETEDRFGKIPNELDFLFSLAAIRGASYALGITKLICSRYELVLQGRPDAAWEGLKFPPRWRRRLDGFIGPGGFAGIKEAARTIIEQNAHLSDKILQSGSDRNG; encoded by the coding sequence ATGACGGAGAATAAAAAAAACATTTCGGCGGGCGCGCTCGTCGAGCTGGACGAAGAGCTGTGGCTGCGGAACAAGGGCGTCCACGTCGCCTCCAAGGGGGCGATGCGTCCCTGGGTGTGCCGCGGCATAGAGGAGCCTCTGCTCGCGCTGCTGCCCGACGCGCGTCAGGCGCGCGACTTCGCGGCGGACGCGGCGGCGCTCGGCGTGTTTGAGAACGTTAAGGTACTGCCGGAGATAACGCTCGCCGACGACACTTCGAAGAGCGGGGCGCAGCGCTTCGCCCGCGGGGACGCGCTGGAAAATTTCAAATACCGCGGAGGCGTGCTCGCGGCGACGCCGGCGTCCCTGATGGCCCCCTTCTCGACGGGGGCCGACTACCTTGAGCTGGAATGCGGAAAGGAAGCGGGGCGCGACCGCCTCGCCGACTGGCTCGCGCAGAAGGGCTACGAACGCTGCGACCTCGTCTGGACGCCCGGACAGTACGCCGTGCGCGGGAGCGTTGTGGACATCTTCAGCCCTTCGGACGATTATCCGCTCAGAATAGAATTCTTTGACGACGACGTTGAAAATATAAGATTTTTCCTGCCGGAGAGCCAGATGAGCCTCCGCCGGCTGCGCAGATGTTCGGTGCAGAGCCTTGTCTCAAAGAGCGAAAGCAGGCTCGAAAAGTTTTTCCCCGACGATATGAGGGCGCTTCTCTTTGACCCGGCAGCCCTCGACGTGACCGCCGAAAACGCGCTGTGGCTCAGCAGAAGCATAAACGCGCAGAGCGGGGAAGAGCTTCAGTGGCGCGCCTGGAACGACATCCTATCGGTGCTCACCCGCTTCAAAAGGCTTAGAATACTGCCCGACGTAAAGAACTGCATCGCCAGGATGCCTGTTGCGCAGTTTCCGAACTTCAGGGGCAAGCTTAAGAATGTCGAATATTATTGCCTTTCGCTGCTGAAAGAGGGATACAAGATAAATGTCGTATCGGAGACGGCGCGCAACCTCGAATGGGCGCGCGTGAACTCCTTTGGCGCAAAGAGCGGCGTGTTGAGCGAGGGCTTTATCGACGCCGCGTCGAAAACGGCGGTGCTCACCGAGCTTGAGCTTTCCGGAATCACCGTAGCGCGGCGCGGCATAGAAAACAGGGCGCCGTCGGACTGGGGAAGCGGGCTCATGCGCGGCCAGTGGGTCGTCCACGACGACTACGGCGTCGCGCTCTATATGGGCTCCGAGCGAGTCAAAACCTCCGAGGGGGAGCAGGAGTATCTCGTCCTTCAATTCGCCGAGGAGCGGCGCCTTCTTATCCCCGTGATGCAGTTTTACAAAATATCTCCGTGGTCGCCTCTGCCGGGGCAGGAGCCGAAGCCGGATAATCTTAAAACGTCGCACTGGAAGAAAGCCGCTGCGAAGGCGAAGGCAATGGCGGAGCAGGCGGCTGCGGCGCTCGTCAAAATTTACGCCGAGCGCGAGGTGAGCGGCGGCTTCGCCTTTCCGGAAAACGGCGCGATGATGCGCGAGCTCGAAGAGAGCTTCAGCTACAAGGAGACTAAGGACCAGCTGCAGGCGATAGACGACGTCATGCGCGACATGGCGAGCGGCGTCCCGATGGACCGCCTGGTCGTCGGAGACGTCGGCTTCGGCAAGACGGAGATAGCGATCCGCGCGGCCGGTACGGCGGTGTTCGCGGGAAAGCAGACCGCGATCATGACGCCGACGACGCTGCTTGCGCGGCAGCATTTCGAGACCTTCAGCGCACGCTTCGCGAACACCGCGGTGCGAGTCGAGGTCGTTTCGCGCTTCATCGCCGTGAGCAAGCAGAAGAAAATTTTGCAGGAGCTCGCGGAGGGCAAGGTCGACATTCTTATAGGCACGCACAGGCTTCTTGCCGACGATGTAAAATTCAAAGACCTCGGACTCGTGATCGTCGACGAGGAACACCGCTTCGGCGTCATGCACAAGGAGCATATGAAGAAGCTGGCGCCCGGCGTGGATGTGTTGATGCTTTCCGCCACCCCTATACCACGCTCTCTTTCCCTTTCGCTGAGCGGCCTCCGCGACATGTCAGTGCTCGAAACGCCTCCGCAGAGACGCCTGCCGGTCATAACTGTCGTCCGCCCCTTCTCCGAGGAGCTGCTGAAGAGCGCGGTGCTGCGCGAAAAGAACCGCGGCGGGCAGATATTCTACGTGCACAACAGGATAAGCGACCTGCAGGAGCGTGCCGTGATGCTCAAGCGCCTCTTCCCGAAACTCACGATAGCGGTCGCGCACAGCAAAATGGCGGAGGCGTCGCTGGAAAAGACGATGGCGGATTTTTCCGCCGGAAAAGTAGACATGCTCGTCTGCACAACAATCGTCGAAAGCGGGCTCGACATACCCGCCGCGAACACCCTGATCGTCGACGACGCGCAGGAGCTCGGACTTGCGCAGATGTATCAGCTGCGCGGCAGGGTGGGGCGGCGGGAGGACCAGGCTTACGCCTTCCTCTTCTATCCGCCCGAGGCTCATATCTCGGTCGAGTCGAGCGAAAGACTCGAAGCGATAGCCGACCTCGACGAGCTCGGCGCCGGCTACCAGCTCGCGCAGCGCGACCTGCAGATTCGCGGCGGCGGCGACCTTATAGGAATCTCGCAACACGGCAACGCAAGCAAGATAGGTTATCAGAAATATTGCGACCTGCTCGCCGACGAGATAGCGAAGATAAAGGGCAGATACCACGAGCAACTGGCTGTAGAAATATCCTTCCCCGTCTCGATACCGGGCGACTATCTGCCGCAGGAGAATCTGCGCGTCACTTTATACAGGAGGCTGCTTAAGGTCGATTCGGCCGAAGAGGCGACAGCGCTGCGCGAAGAGACGGAGGACCGCTTCGGGAAGATTCCCAACGAGCTCGACTTCCTCTTCAGCCTCGCGGCCATCCGCGGCGCCTCGTACGCCTTAGGCATAACTAAACTGATCTGCAGCCGCTACGAGCTCGTGCTCCAAGGCAGGCCCGACGCGGCTTGGGAAGGGCTGAAGTTCCCCCCGAGGTGGCGCAGGCGGCTCGACGGATTTATCGGCCCCGGCGGCTTCGCCGGAATAAAAGAGGCGGCGCGGACAATAATAGAACAAAACGCGCACCTATCTGATAAAATATTGCAGAGCGGGAGTGATCGCAATGGATAA
- the pth gene encoding aminoacyl-tRNA hydrolase yields MKLIVGLGNPGYEYVWTRHNAGWLIVDSFVARLALHEPQIKFRGAYWGPALCFDERVAFLEPHTYMNLSGLSVSEAVRYGNIELSDLLIISDDSALPFGRIRMRKSGSAGGQNGLKSILGALGTLDVPRLRIGTGSPEGKMEMKEWVLGKIPPEQRREWHKIEDAAWEALGLWIREGIDKAMTKANGFRLNDGE; encoded by the coding sequence ATGAAGCTGATAGTAGGACTGGGGAATCCGGGATATGAATATGTATGGACGCGCCACAACGCCGGTTGGCTCATCGTGGATTCGTTCGTCGCGCGCCTCGCTCTTCACGAGCCGCAGATAAAGTTCCGCGGCGCATATTGGGGGCCGGCGCTCTGCTTCGACGAAAGGGTCGCGTTCCTCGAGCCTCACACCTACATGAATCTCAGCGGGCTCTCCGTCTCGGAGGCTGTGCGCTACGGTAACATCGAACTTTCCGATCTGCTGATAATCTCCGACGACTCCGCGCTTCCCTTCGGAAGGATACGCATGCGCAAGAGCGGCTCGGCCGGGGGGCAGAACGGGCTGAAATCGATTCTCGGGGCGCTCGGCACCCTCGACGTGCCGCGCCTTAGAATCGGCACGGGCTCGCCGGAGGGAAAAATGGAGATGAAAGAGTGGGTGCTCGGAAAAATTCCGCCGGAACAACGCAGGGAGTGGCACAAAATAGAGGACGCCGCTTGGGAGGCGCTGGGACTCTGGATAAGGGAAGGCATCGACAAGGCCATGACGAAGGCCAACGGTTTTCGCTTAAATGACGGAGAATAA